One segment of Ricinus communis isolate WT05 ecotype wild-type chromosome 8, ASM1957865v1, whole genome shotgun sequence DNA contains the following:
- the LOC8280292 gene encoding serine/threonine-protein kinase OSR1 isoform X2: protein MEKKKYPIGAEFYMLYEEVGQGVSASVYRALCIPFDEIVAIKILDFERNNSDLSNISREVQTMILVDHPNILKSHCSFVSDHNLWVVMPFMSGGSCLHILKAVYPDGFEEVVIATILREVLRGLEYLHHHGHIHRDVKAGNILIDSHGTIKLGDFGVSACLFDSGDRQRMRNTFVGTPCWMAPEVMEQLHGYDFKADIWSFGITALELAHGHAPFSKYPPMKVLLMTLQNAPPGLDYERDKKFSKSFKQMIASCLVKDPSKRPSARKLLKHSFFKQARSNDYIARKLLEGLPALGDRIKALKRKEEDMLAQKKMPDGEKEEISQNEYKRGISGWNFNLEDMKAQASLIHDEDLIANNNLGGSSSSLSTIDSLEKQLESQHSSLGQVPEMDENDLMQYQPTHLQLGNSSVNISKAGYEKSDDDSNTTSPSSDQHVLHSSSHYLDDNVENNVTEKSMFEINGKPVEDIALQQKTRDPSNGSNTLENIVPSDKEESDKLQNQSQNNSSSEDDDVVSEMPSKASKILARNNDELDEKAKPPVIQQRGRFKVTSENVGIEKVVPSPILQKSHSMQVRSSEVLHQHSGLSLPATPDSTSSTPSGHSLFPLLNSVLQNNIVQRDNILNLMKQVCGCDTPASRAIDGGSILSIAGSTENSLLEAAHDREKDLLHEITELQWRLLCAQEELKKYRTENAQV from the exons atggagaagaagaagtatCCGATTGGAGCCGAGTTTTACATGCTGTATGAAGAGGTTGGCCAAGGTGTCAGTGCATCTGTATATCGAGCCTTATGTATTCCTTTTGATGAGATTGTTGCTATCAAGATTCTTGACTTTGAACGCAATAATTCTGATCTG AGTAACATTTCTCGTGAAGTACAAACAATGATCTTGGTTGACCATCCAAATATTCTCAAATCACACTGCTCCTTTGTTAGCGATCATAATTTGTGGGTTGTTATGCCATTCATGTCTGGGGGCTCTTGTCTACACATATTGAAGGCTGTTTATCCAGATGGTTTTGAGGAGGTAGTGATAGCGACAATACTTCGTGAGGTATTAAGAGGTTTAGAGTATCTTCATCATCATGGGCATATACATCGAGATGTTAAA gcGGGAAACATTCTCATTGATTCACATGGTACGATCAAGTTGGGAGATTTTGGTGTTTCTGCTTGCCTTTTTGATTCAGGTGATAGGCAACGCATGAGGAATACATTTGTGGGGACACCTTGTTG GATGGCACCTGAGGTCATGGAGCAGTTGCATGGTTATGATTTCAa AGCTGATATTTGGTCCTTTGGCATAACTGCTTTGGAGCTTGCACATGGGCATGCGCCATTCTCGAAATATCCACCAATGAAG GTGTTGCTGATGACTTTGCAAAATGCACCCCCTGGTTTGGATTATGAAAGAGACAAGAAATTCTCTAAG TCTTTTAAGCAAATGATAGCGAGTTGCTTAGTAAAAGATCCTTCAAAAAGACCTTCTGCAAGAAAGTTACTAAAGCATTCATTTTTCAAGCAAGCAAGGTCAAATGATTACATAGCAAGAAAACTTTTAGAAGGATTGCCTGCTCTTGGTGATCGTATTAAGGCATTGAAG AGAAAGGAAGAGGATATGCTTGCGCAAAAGAAGATGCCGGATGGGGAGAAGGAGGAAATATCACAG AATGAATATAAAAGAGGAATTAGTGGTTGGAACTTCAATCTTGAAGATATGAAGGCCCAAGCTTCCCTG ATACATGATGAGGACCTAATAGCTAATAATAACCTGGGAGGAAGCTCAAGTTCACTGTCCACAATTGATTCACTTGAAAAGCAATTGGAGTCTCAACACTCTTCTTTGGGGCAAGTTCCAGAAATG GATGAGAATGATCTGATGCAATATCAACCCACTCATCTTCAATTAGGCAACTCCTCTGTGAATATTTCAAA aGCTGGATACGAAAAATCTGATGATGACTCCAACACTACAAGCCCATCCAGTGATCAACATGTTTTACATAGTTCTTCACATTATCTTGATGATAATGTGGAGAACAATGTGACAGAGAAATCTATGTTTGAGATCAATGGAAAACCAGTAGAGGACATAGCTTTACAACAGAAAACAAGAGATCCATCAAATGGCTCTAATACACTAGAAAATATAGTTCCTTCTGATAAAGAAGAAAG TGATAAGTTACAAAATCAATCACAAAATAATTCAAGCTCAGAAGATGATGATGTAGTTTCTGAAATGCCTTCTAAAGCATCTAAGATATTAG CACGAAACAATGATGAACTTGACGAGAAAGCAAAACCACCAGTTATTCAGCAAAGAGGACGCTTCAAAGTTACTTCTGAGAATGTTGGTATTGAAAAG gttGTTCCATCGCCTATATTGCAAAAGAGTCATAGCATGCAGGTTCGTAGTTCTGAG GTGCTACACCAACATTCTGGGCTTTCTTTGCCAGCAACACCTGATTCCACATCATCAACTCCTTCAGGCCATTCTTTGTTTCCTCTTTTGAATTCTGTTTTGCAGAATAACATTGTTCAAAGG GATAACATCCTTAATCTGATGAAACAAGTTTGTGGTTGTGATACTCCAG CCAGCCGTGCTATTGATGGAGGATCCATATTATCAATAGCAGGTTCCACAGAGAATTCTTTG CTAGAAGCAGCTCATGATAGGGAGAAAGATTTGCTACATGAAATAACGGAGTTGCAGTGGAG GCTTTTATGTGCTCAAGAAGAACTCAAAAAATATAGAACAGAAAATGCCCAG GTATGA
- the LOC8280292 gene encoding serine/threonine-protein kinase OSR1 isoform X3, producing the protein MEKKKYPIGAEFYMLYEEVGQGVSASVYRALCIPFDEIVAIKILDFERNNSDLSNISREVQTMILVDHPNILKSHCSFVSDHNLWVVMPFMSGGSCLHILKAVYPDGFEEVVIATILREVLRGLEYLHHHGHIHRDVKAGNILIDSHGTIKLGDFGVSACLFDSGDRQRMRNTFVGTPCWMAPEVMEQLHGYDFKADIWSFGITALELAHGHAPFSKYPPMKVLLMTLQNAPPGLDYERDKKFSKSFKQMIASCLVKDPSKRPSARKLLKHSFFKQARSNDYIARKLLEGLPALGDRIKALKRKEEDMLAQKKMPDGEKEEISQNEYKRGISGWNFNLEDMKAQASLIHDEDLIANNNLGGSSSSLSTIDSLEKQLESQHSSLGQVPEMDENDLMQYQPTHLQLGNSSVNISKAGYEKSDDDSNTTSPSSDQHVLHSSSHYLDDNVENNVTEKSMFEINGKPVEDIALQQKTRDPSNGSNTLENIVPSDKEESDKLQNQSQNNSSSEDDDVVSEMPSKASKILARNNDELDEKAKPPVIQQRGRFKVTSENVGIEKVVPSPILQKSHSMQVLHQHSGLSLPATPDSTSSTPSGHSLFPLLNSVLQNNIVQRDNILNLMKQVCGCDTPASRAIDGGSILSIAGSTENSLLEAAHDREKDLLHEITELQWRLLCAQEELKKYRTENAQF; encoded by the exons atggagaagaagaagtatCCGATTGGAGCCGAGTTTTACATGCTGTATGAAGAGGTTGGCCAAGGTGTCAGTGCATCTGTATATCGAGCCTTATGTATTCCTTTTGATGAGATTGTTGCTATCAAGATTCTTGACTTTGAACGCAATAATTCTGATCTG AGTAACATTTCTCGTGAAGTACAAACAATGATCTTGGTTGACCATCCAAATATTCTCAAATCACACTGCTCCTTTGTTAGCGATCATAATTTGTGGGTTGTTATGCCATTCATGTCTGGGGGCTCTTGTCTACACATATTGAAGGCTGTTTATCCAGATGGTTTTGAGGAGGTAGTGATAGCGACAATACTTCGTGAGGTATTAAGAGGTTTAGAGTATCTTCATCATCATGGGCATATACATCGAGATGTTAAA gcGGGAAACATTCTCATTGATTCACATGGTACGATCAAGTTGGGAGATTTTGGTGTTTCTGCTTGCCTTTTTGATTCAGGTGATAGGCAACGCATGAGGAATACATTTGTGGGGACACCTTGTTG GATGGCACCTGAGGTCATGGAGCAGTTGCATGGTTATGATTTCAa AGCTGATATTTGGTCCTTTGGCATAACTGCTTTGGAGCTTGCACATGGGCATGCGCCATTCTCGAAATATCCACCAATGAAG GTGTTGCTGATGACTTTGCAAAATGCACCCCCTGGTTTGGATTATGAAAGAGACAAGAAATTCTCTAAG TCTTTTAAGCAAATGATAGCGAGTTGCTTAGTAAAAGATCCTTCAAAAAGACCTTCTGCAAGAAAGTTACTAAAGCATTCATTTTTCAAGCAAGCAAGGTCAAATGATTACATAGCAAGAAAACTTTTAGAAGGATTGCCTGCTCTTGGTGATCGTATTAAGGCATTGAAG AGAAAGGAAGAGGATATGCTTGCGCAAAAGAAGATGCCGGATGGGGAGAAGGAGGAAATATCACAG AATGAATATAAAAGAGGAATTAGTGGTTGGAACTTCAATCTTGAAGATATGAAGGCCCAAGCTTCCCTG ATACATGATGAGGACCTAATAGCTAATAATAACCTGGGAGGAAGCTCAAGTTCACTGTCCACAATTGATTCACTTGAAAAGCAATTGGAGTCTCAACACTCTTCTTTGGGGCAAGTTCCAGAAATG GATGAGAATGATCTGATGCAATATCAACCCACTCATCTTCAATTAGGCAACTCCTCTGTGAATATTTCAAA aGCTGGATACGAAAAATCTGATGATGACTCCAACACTACAAGCCCATCCAGTGATCAACATGTTTTACATAGTTCTTCACATTATCTTGATGATAATGTGGAGAACAATGTGACAGAGAAATCTATGTTTGAGATCAATGGAAAACCAGTAGAGGACATAGCTTTACAACAGAAAACAAGAGATCCATCAAATGGCTCTAATACACTAGAAAATATAGTTCCTTCTGATAAAGAAGAAAG TGATAAGTTACAAAATCAATCACAAAATAATTCAAGCTCAGAAGATGATGATGTAGTTTCTGAAATGCCTTCTAAAGCATCTAAGATATTAG CACGAAACAATGATGAACTTGACGAGAAAGCAAAACCACCAGTTATTCAGCAAAGAGGACGCTTCAAAGTTACTTCTGAGAATGTTGGTATTGAAAAG gttGTTCCATCGCCTATATTGCAAAAGAGTCATAGCATGCAG GTGCTACACCAACATTCTGGGCTTTCTTTGCCAGCAACACCTGATTCCACATCATCAACTCCTTCAGGCCATTCTTTGTTTCCTCTTTTGAATTCTGTTTTGCAGAATAACATTGTTCAAAGG GATAACATCCTTAATCTGATGAAACAAGTTTGTGGTTGTGATACTCCAG CCAGCCGTGCTATTGATGGAGGATCCATATTATCAATAGCAGGTTCCACAGAGAATTCTTTG CTAGAAGCAGCTCATGATAGGGAGAAAGATTTGCTACATGAAATAACGGAGTTGCAGTGGAG GCTTTTATGTGCTCAAGAAGAACTCAAAAAATATAGAACAGAAAATGCCCAG TTTTGA
- the LOC8280293 gene encoding DEAD-box ATP-dependent RNA helicase 20 — protein MNPYDHRYSDPDSYRHRRSDLTGASPPAGPPPMLGRSYGRSGHPPVPYGGPPPLNFAGRGGGPAPVGGYPPFEPPVGRFDIGYGGGDAGSVGRGFSGRRVPNGHFGDSRPDASIRGRGSRGDGGRGGRSGGGRGFGGGGRSGGRGFDGGRGGRGRGGRHGSGGGSRGDLDNIALPKQDFGNLVPFEKNFYIENPSVQAMSEHEVIMYRARRDITVEGHDVPKPIRIFQEANFPGYCLEVIAKLGFVEPTPIQAQGWPMALKGRDVIGIAETGSGKTLAYVLPALVHVSAQPRLVQGEGPVVLILAPTRELAVQIQEEALKFGSRANIRTTCIYGGAPKGPQIRDLHRGVEIVIATPGRLIDMLEAQHTNLRRVTYLVLDEADRMLDMGFEPQIRKLVSQIRPDRQTLYWSATWPREVETLARQFLRNPYKVVIGSTDLKANQSINQVVEIVSEMEKYNRLIKLLKEVMDGSRILIFMETKKGCDQVTRQLRMDGWPVLSIHGDKNQTERDWVLSEFKSGRSPIMTATDVAARGLDVKDIKCVVNYDFPSCLEDYVHRIGRTGRAGARGTAFTFFTHANAKFARDLIKILQEAGQIVPAGLSALGRSAGSLGGSGGNFRTRGRGGFGNRLLISGSNTIPLGAKRPW, from the exons ATGAACCCATACGATCACAGGTATTCCGACCCTGACTCCTACCGTCACCGTCGCAG TGACTTGACGGGCGCATCTCCTCCGGCGGGACCGCCACCAATGTTAGGAAGATCTTATGGTCGCAGTGGACATCCGCCTGTGCCGTATGGTGGTCCTCCACCTTTGAATTTTGCAGGAAGAGGTGGTGGTCCTGCTCCAGTAGGTGGTTATCCGCCTTTCGAGCCCCCTGTTGGTAGATTTGACATTGGCTATGGAGGCGGCGATGCTGGCAGTGTAGGTAGGGGGTTTAGTGGTCGACGTGTGCCTAATGGTCATTTTGGAGATAGCAGACCTGATGCATCAATTCGTGGAAGGGGCAGCCGGGGTGATGGTGGACGAGGAGGACGCAGTGGTGGTGGTAGAGGTTTTGGAGGTGGTGGACGCAGTGGAGGTAGGGGGTTTGACGGGGGGCGTGGTGGTAGAGGAAGAGGAGGTAGGCATGGTAGTGGAGGAGGTTCTAGAGGTGATTTGGATAATATTGCTCTTCCAAAGCAGGATTTTGGAAATTTAGTACCTTTTGAGAAGAATTTCTACATTGAGAATCCTTCTGTGCAGGCTATGTCTGAACATGAAGTTATAATGTATCGGGCACGAAGGGATATTACTGTTGAAGGGCATGACGTGCCTAAGCCTATTCGGATATTTCAAGAGGCTAATTTCCCTG GTTATTGCTTAGAGGTGATTGCTAAGTTGGGTTTTGTTGAGCCTACACCAATCCAAGCTCAAGGCTGGCCAATGGCCCTCAAGGGTAGAGACGTAATTGGCATTGCTGAGACTGGTTCTGGTAAGACTTTAGCATATGTACTACCGGCTTTGGTACATGTCAGCGCACAGCCTCGATTGG TACAGGGTGAGGGGCCAGTTGTGTTAATATTGGCTCCCACAAGAGAATTGGCTGTTCAAATCCAAGAAGAAGCTTTGAAATTTGGTTCGCGTGCTAATATTAGGACTACTTGTATATATGGTGGTGCTCCCAAGGGACCTCAAATTCGTGATCTTCACAGAG GTGTTGAGATTGTTATTGCTACTCCTGGTCGACTAATAGACATGTTAGAGGCTCAACACACCAATTTGCGAAGAGTTACTTACCTTGTCTTGGATGAGGCTGATAGGATGTTGGATATGGGATTTGAACCACAGATTAGAAAACTTGTATCTCAA ATCCGACCAGATAGACAGACGTTGTATTGGAGTGCCACATGGCCAAGAGAGGTTGAAACTTTAGCAAGGCAGTTTCTGCGCAATCCATACAAG GTAGTCATTGGATCAACTGATTTGAAAGCAAATCAGTCAATAAACCAAGTTGTTGAAATTGTCTCAGAGATGGAGAAGTACAACAG GCTAATTAAACTGCTAAAAGAAGTGATGGATGGGAGTCGGATTCTGATATTTATGGAGACAAAAAAAGGCTGTGACCAAGTTACGAGGCAGTTGAGGATGGATGGTTGGCCAGTTCTATCCATCCATGGTGATAAAAATCAGACTGAAAGGGATTGGGTCTTATCTGAGTTCAAAAGTGGCAGAAGTCCTATTATGACTGCCACTGATGTTGCTGCTCGGGGTCTTG ATGTGAAGGACATAAAGTGCGTGGTCAACTATGATTTTCCTTCCTGTCTTGAGGATTATGTCCACAGGATCGGTCGAACTGGTCGTGCAGGGGCTAGGGGTACTGCATTTACCTTTTTCACGCATGCAAATGCTAAGTTTGCTAGGGATCTTATCAAAATCCTACAGGAAGCAGGGCAGATTGTGCCCGCAGGATTGTCTGCTTTGGGTCGGTCTGCTGGTTCTCTAGGAG GTTCTGGTGGTAATTTTCGCACTAGAGGGCGAGGAGGCTTTGGCAATCGGTTATTGATTTCAGGATCAAATACTATTCCTCTTGGAGCAAAGAGGCCTTGGTAG
- the LOC8280292 gene encoding STE20/SPS1-related proline-alanine-rich protein kinase isoform X4 has translation MEKKKYPIGAEFYMLYEEVGQGVSASVYRALCIPFDEIVAIKILDFERNNSDLAVYPDGFEEVVIATILREVLRGLEYLHHHGHIHRDVKAGNILIDSHGTIKLGDFGVSACLFDSGDRQRMRNTFVGTPCWMAPEVMEQLHGYDFKADIWSFGITALELAHGHAPFSKYPPMKVLLMTLQNAPPGLDYERDKKFSKSFKQMIASCLVKDPSKRPSARKLLKHSFFKQARSNDYIARKLLEGLPALGDRIKALKRKEEDMLAQKKMPDGEKEEISQNEYKRGISGWNFNLEDMKAQASLIHDEDLIANNNLGGSSSSLSTIDSLEKQLESQHSSLGQVPEMDENDLMQYQPTHLQLGNSSVNISKAGYEKSDDDSNTTSPSSDQHVLHSSSHYLDDNVENNVTEKSMFEINGKPVEDIALQQKTRDPSNGSNTLENIVPSDKEESDKLQNQSQNNSSSEDDDVVSEMPSKASKILARNNDELDEKAKPPVIQQRGRFKVTSENVGIEKVVPSPILQKSHSMQVRSSEVLHQHSGLSLPATPDSTSSTPSGHSLFPLLNSVLQNNIVQRDNILNLMKQVCGCDTPASRAIDGGSILSIAGSTENSLLEAAHDREKDLLHEITELQWRLLCAQEELKKYRTENAQF, from the exons atggagaagaagaagtatCCGATTGGAGCCGAGTTTTACATGCTGTATGAAGAGGTTGGCCAAGGTGTCAGTGCATCTGTATATCGAGCCTTATGTATTCCTTTTGATGAGATTGTTGCTATCAAGATTCTTGACTTTGAACGCAATAATTCTGATCTG GCTGTTTATCCAGATGGTTTTGAGGAGGTAGTGATAGCGACAATACTTCGTGAGGTATTAAGAGGTTTAGAGTATCTTCATCATCATGGGCATATACATCGAGATGTTAAA gcGGGAAACATTCTCATTGATTCACATGGTACGATCAAGTTGGGAGATTTTGGTGTTTCTGCTTGCCTTTTTGATTCAGGTGATAGGCAACGCATGAGGAATACATTTGTGGGGACACCTTGTTG GATGGCACCTGAGGTCATGGAGCAGTTGCATGGTTATGATTTCAa AGCTGATATTTGGTCCTTTGGCATAACTGCTTTGGAGCTTGCACATGGGCATGCGCCATTCTCGAAATATCCACCAATGAAG GTGTTGCTGATGACTTTGCAAAATGCACCCCCTGGTTTGGATTATGAAAGAGACAAGAAATTCTCTAAG TCTTTTAAGCAAATGATAGCGAGTTGCTTAGTAAAAGATCCTTCAAAAAGACCTTCTGCAAGAAAGTTACTAAAGCATTCATTTTTCAAGCAAGCAAGGTCAAATGATTACATAGCAAGAAAACTTTTAGAAGGATTGCCTGCTCTTGGTGATCGTATTAAGGCATTGAAG AGAAAGGAAGAGGATATGCTTGCGCAAAAGAAGATGCCGGATGGGGAGAAGGAGGAAATATCACAG AATGAATATAAAAGAGGAATTAGTGGTTGGAACTTCAATCTTGAAGATATGAAGGCCCAAGCTTCCCTG ATACATGATGAGGACCTAATAGCTAATAATAACCTGGGAGGAAGCTCAAGTTCACTGTCCACAATTGATTCACTTGAAAAGCAATTGGAGTCTCAACACTCTTCTTTGGGGCAAGTTCCAGAAATG GATGAGAATGATCTGATGCAATATCAACCCACTCATCTTCAATTAGGCAACTCCTCTGTGAATATTTCAAA aGCTGGATACGAAAAATCTGATGATGACTCCAACACTACAAGCCCATCCAGTGATCAACATGTTTTACATAGTTCTTCACATTATCTTGATGATAATGTGGAGAACAATGTGACAGAGAAATCTATGTTTGAGATCAATGGAAAACCAGTAGAGGACATAGCTTTACAACAGAAAACAAGAGATCCATCAAATGGCTCTAATACACTAGAAAATATAGTTCCTTCTGATAAAGAAGAAAG TGATAAGTTACAAAATCAATCACAAAATAATTCAAGCTCAGAAGATGATGATGTAGTTTCTGAAATGCCTTCTAAAGCATCTAAGATATTAG CACGAAACAATGATGAACTTGACGAGAAAGCAAAACCACCAGTTATTCAGCAAAGAGGACGCTTCAAAGTTACTTCTGAGAATGTTGGTATTGAAAAG gttGTTCCATCGCCTATATTGCAAAAGAGTCATAGCATGCAGGTTCGTAGTTCTGAG GTGCTACACCAACATTCTGGGCTTTCTTTGCCAGCAACACCTGATTCCACATCATCAACTCCTTCAGGCCATTCTTTGTTTCCTCTTTTGAATTCTGTTTTGCAGAATAACATTGTTCAAAGG GATAACATCCTTAATCTGATGAAACAAGTTTGTGGTTGTGATACTCCAG CCAGCCGTGCTATTGATGGAGGATCCATATTATCAATAGCAGGTTCCACAGAGAATTCTTTG CTAGAAGCAGCTCATGATAGGGAGAAAGATTTGCTACATGAAATAACGGAGTTGCAGTGGAG GCTTTTATGTGCTCAAGAAGAACTCAAAAAATATAGAACAGAAAATGCCCAG TTTTGA
- the LOC8280292 gene encoding serine/threonine-protein kinase OSR1 isoform X1, giving the protein MEKKKYPIGAEFYMLYEEVGQGVSASVYRALCIPFDEIVAIKILDFERNNSDLSNISREVQTMILVDHPNILKSHCSFVSDHNLWVVMPFMSGGSCLHILKAVYPDGFEEVVIATILREVLRGLEYLHHHGHIHRDVKAGNILIDSHGTIKLGDFGVSACLFDSGDRQRMRNTFVGTPCWMAPEVMEQLHGYDFKADIWSFGITALELAHGHAPFSKYPPMKVLLMTLQNAPPGLDYERDKKFSKSFKQMIASCLVKDPSKRPSARKLLKHSFFKQARSNDYIARKLLEGLPALGDRIKALKRKEEDMLAQKKMPDGEKEEISQNEYKRGISGWNFNLEDMKAQASLIHDEDLIANNNLGGSSSSLSTIDSLEKQLESQHSSLGQVPEMDENDLMQYQPTHLQLGNSSVNISKAGYEKSDDDSNTTSPSSDQHVLHSSSHYLDDNVENNVTEKSMFEINGKPVEDIALQQKTRDPSNGSNTLENIVPSDKEESDKLQNQSQNNSSSEDDDVVSEMPSKASKILARNNDELDEKAKPPVIQQRGRFKVTSENVGIEKVVPSPILQKSHSMQVRSSEVLHQHSGLSLPATPDSTSSTPSGHSLFPLLNSVLQNNIVQRDNILNLMKQVCGCDTPASRAIDGGSILSIAGSTENSLLEAAHDREKDLLHEITELQWRLLCAQEELKKYRTENAQF; this is encoded by the exons atggagaagaagaagtatCCGATTGGAGCCGAGTTTTACATGCTGTATGAAGAGGTTGGCCAAGGTGTCAGTGCATCTGTATATCGAGCCTTATGTATTCCTTTTGATGAGATTGTTGCTATCAAGATTCTTGACTTTGAACGCAATAATTCTGATCTG AGTAACATTTCTCGTGAAGTACAAACAATGATCTTGGTTGACCATCCAAATATTCTCAAATCACACTGCTCCTTTGTTAGCGATCATAATTTGTGGGTTGTTATGCCATTCATGTCTGGGGGCTCTTGTCTACACATATTGAAGGCTGTTTATCCAGATGGTTTTGAGGAGGTAGTGATAGCGACAATACTTCGTGAGGTATTAAGAGGTTTAGAGTATCTTCATCATCATGGGCATATACATCGAGATGTTAAA gcGGGAAACATTCTCATTGATTCACATGGTACGATCAAGTTGGGAGATTTTGGTGTTTCTGCTTGCCTTTTTGATTCAGGTGATAGGCAACGCATGAGGAATACATTTGTGGGGACACCTTGTTG GATGGCACCTGAGGTCATGGAGCAGTTGCATGGTTATGATTTCAa AGCTGATATTTGGTCCTTTGGCATAACTGCTTTGGAGCTTGCACATGGGCATGCGCCATTCTCGAAATATCCACCAATGAAG GTGTTGCTGATGACTTTGCAAAATGCACCCCCTGGTTTGGATTATGAAAGAGACAAGAAATTCTCTAAG TCTTTTAAGCAAATGATAGCGAGTTGCTTAGTAAAAGATCCTTCAAAAAGACCTTCTGCAAGAAAGTTACTAAAGCATTCATTTTTCAAGCAAGCAAGGTCAAATGATTACATAGCAAGAAAACTTTTAGAAGGATTGCCTGCTCTTGGTGATCGTATTAAGGCATTGAAG AGAAAGGAAGAGGATATGCTTGCGCAAAAGAAGATGCCGGATGGGGAGAAGGAGGAAATATCACAG AATGAATATAAAAGAGGAATTAGTGGTTGGAACTTCAATCTTGAAGATATGAAGGCCCAAGCTTCCCTG ATACATGATGAGGACCTAATAGCTAATAATAACCTGGGAGGAAGCTCAAGTTCACTGTCCACAATTGATTCACTTGAAAAGCAATTGGAGTCTCAACACTCTTCTTTGGGGCAAGTTCCAGAAATG GATGAGAATGATCTGATGCAATATCAACCCACTCATCTTCAATTAGGCAACTCCTCTGTGAATATTTCAAA aGCTGGATACGAAAAATCTGATGATGACTCCAACACTACAAGCCCATCCAGTGATCAACATGTTTTACATAGTTCTTCACATTATCTTGATGATAATGTGGAGAACAATGTGACAGAGAAATCTATGTTTGAGATCAATGGAAAACCAGTAGAGGACATAGCTTTACAACAGAAAACAAGAGATCCATCAAATGGCTCTAATACACTAGAAAATATAGTTCCTTCTGATAAAGAAGAAAG TGATAAGTTACAAAATCAATCACAAAATAATTCAAGCTCAGAAGATGATGATGTAGTTTCTGAAATGCCTTCTAAAGCATCTAAGATATTAG CACGAAACAATGATGAACTTGACGAGAAAGCAAAACCACCAGTTATTCAGCAAAGAGGACGCTTCAAAGTTACTTCTGAGAATGTTGGTATTGAAAAG gttGTTCCATCGCCTATATTGCAAAAGAGTCATAGCATGCAGGTTCGTAGTTCTGAG GTGCTACACCAACATTCTGGGCTTTCTTTGCCAGCAACACCTGATTCCACATCATCAACTCCTTCAGGCCATTCTTTGTTTCCTCTTTTGAATTCTGTTTTGCAGAATAACATTGTTCAAAGG GATAACATCCTTAATCTGATGAAACAAGTTTGTGGTTGTGATACTCCAG CCAGCCGTGCTATTGATGGAGGATCCATATTATCAATAGCAGGTTCCACAGAGAATTCTTTG CTAGAAGCAGCTCATGATAGGGAGAAAGATTTGCTACATGAAATAACGGAGTTGCAGTGGAG GCTTTTATGTGCTCAAGAAGAACTCAAAAAATATAGAACAGAAAATGCCCAG TTTTGA